TCCGACTCATATTGAACGGGAAATGCTGCTCCTTCTAGCGCTGAAGAATTTTTCAGGTGGAGCCTTTCAGCCCTGCTGGGAGGTAAAGAACTGCCCCGATGAATGGAGAGACAATTGTATTGTTTGGGAGTTACAGATAAGGCATTTTTGCTGGTTTTTAAATGGGACATTTTGTCAAGGGAGGACACATAAGAGTTGGGACGAGAAGATTCAAATATGCCGAGAGTGTGAGGTATACAGATCGATGTTACCTGCCATCCATTGATATTTTATCCCAGAAATAATAAAAGCAGGGTGGCGGTTGACCTGGTGTTTTGACACCCTGATTAAAAGATACAGGCGTATTGTACCCCCTAGTAAAGAATAGTAACTCTTAATCCCTTAAAGTTTTGATCTTAGCCTCATTTTGTACCTTCTAGTAACTTTCTGTAACTATTCATGCTCAGTAATTCGTTAGCAAAAATGTTAGCAAAATGATTTACTTGACAGTCAGTAAACTCTACAATAACCTTGAAAGTCAGAGAAGTACGTAGGAGGTCACTATGTCCACACAGTCAGAGAAACCGAAGAGGCAAAAGGGCGTTTCTGGAGTGGCGATACCAGCTGGTCTTTTTATTGGTATGGGTGTCGGCTTTTTAGTCGGTAATATTACTGCCGGTATCTTCCTAGGTCTAGGTGGCGGTTTTCTAATCATGATGATTGTTCGGGCCAAGCTTGGCGAATGGTAAAAAGGAACCTGGGGAAGCAATTAGCTCCCCTTATTAAAAGTAACGTCATCAAATTTCAGGGTTTCGGCGATTTTCTGAGGCTAGAACAAATCCAGAACTTTATGGACTAAAAACATAATACGTAATCTAGAATGCCCCTTCTACAAGTGGAGAAGTTAGCTTGACTTCATAGTTGTAGAGAAAGGAGAAAAATGGGGGAAAACTGGAAACTACATCACATAGCAGTAATAGTAAGGGATATAGATAAGGCTGTTCAATATTATCAATCTTTAGGTATAGCCACAGTCGGGCGCGAGGTCATATTTCCAGAATCAAAGCCCAAGATTAGAGCAAAGTTCGTTCAGATTGGCTCGGTACCGATTGAATTTATTCAGCCTCTCGAAGGGGAATCACGCTACAAGGAGTTCTTAGAAAGCAAAGGCGAGGGTGTTCAGCATATTGCCTTCGCTGTGGATAATCTTGACGAGGAGACGGACAAGCTGGTCGATAAAGGGATCTCGATTATAGTCAAAGGAAAAGCCCCGGCTGCCTTTGGCAGTATCTCTGCTCACTTTGACACCCGTCAGGTTGGTGATTTTGCCATACAGCTGATACAGGAAGCAGAATAACTGACCCGACCGATTGGCCTGTAACCAATAATTGTATAAACACTTTTATTCAGTACTGCCGGTACTATAACTTGGGGAGCAGGGTGCTTAGTGCAGATTACATTGACTGGATATGA
This Chloroflexota bacterium DNA region includes the following protein-coding sequences:
- a CDS encoding VOC family protein; protein product: MGENWKLHHIAVIVRDIDKAVQYYQSLGIATVGREVIFPESKPKIRAKFVQIGSVPIEFIQPLEGESRYKEFLESKGEGVQHIAFAVDNLDEETDKLVDKGISIIVKGKAPAAFGSISAHFDTRQVGDFAIQLIQEAE